In Leifsonia sp. PS1209, the genomic stretch CACCACGGGCTTCGACCACATCGGGTTCAACGACGTGCAGGAGACCGCCGTCACCCAGGGTGCGGCCGGCCCGATCACGGGCACCACCGCCAGCACGTTCAACGGGTCGACCAGCCTGGCCGTCACGCAGACCGCCATCCAGGCGCCCGACACGTACACGGCATCCGCGTGGTTCCGCACCACGTCGACCAGCGGAGGCAAGATCCTCGGCTTCGGCAACGTGAACACCGGGCAGTCCGGCAGCTACGACCGTCACGTCTACATGGACAACAGCGGGAAGATCTGGTTCGGCGTCTACCCGGGAGGCGTCGCGACGCTGAACAGCTCCGGCTCGTACAACGACGGGCAGTGGCACCAGGTCGTCGCGTCGCTCGGCGCCAACGGCATGCGGCTGTACCTCGACGGCAAGCAGGTCGGCAGCCGCACGGACGTGACCAGCGGCCAGAACTACCAGGGCTACTGGCGCATCGGCGGCGACAACATCGGCGGATGGCCCAACCAGCCGGCGAGCAGCTACTTCGCCGGTGACATCGGTCAGGTGTCGATCTACCCGACGGTCCTCGACCGCAGCACCGTGGTGAACCAGTTCGTCGCATCCGGTCGTCCGTCCCCCCTCGCCCCCGCTCCCGCGGATGCATACGGAGCTGCCGTCTACAACGGCAACCCGGACATCTTCTGGCGCCTCGACGAGACCAGCGGCTCTGTGGCCAACAGCGCGGACGCGTACACCAACAACGGCACGTACTCCGGCACCGCGACCACCAAGAACCAGAGCGGCGTCCTGCCCGGCACGGCTGACAAGGCCGTGCGGTTCAACACGAACAACTCCGGATCGTCCGGCGGTATCGTGACGAGCAACCAGCAGTTCGCCAACCCCTCGGTGTACACCGAGGAGATCTGGTTCAAGACGACCACCACCAAGGGCGGAAAGCTGATCGGCTTCGGCGACCGGCAGACCGGCCTGTCGAGCAACTACGACCGCCACGTCTACATGCAGGACGACGGCCGCATCGTGTTCGGCGTCTGGACCGGTCAGGCCAACACCATCACATCGCCCAACCCGCTGAACAACAACCAGTGGCACCAGGCGGTGGCGTCGCAGGGACCGAACGGCATGGCCCTCTACGTCGACGGCCAGCTCGTCGGCACCAACCCGCAGACGCAGGCGCAGGCATACAGCGGATACTGGCGCATCGGCGGCGACAACACCTGGGGTTCCACCGGACCGTACTTCAGCGGCACGCTGGACGAGGCTGCGGTCTACCCGAGCGTGCTGAGCGCTCAGGATGTGGCGAACCACTACTCGCTCGGAACGTCCGGCACCCTGCCGAACCAGCTGCCGACCGCGTCGTTCACCTCCTCCGCGTCGTTCCTCGACGCGAGCTTCGACGGCACGGCGTCCACGGACCCGGACGGCACGATCGCCTCGTACGCCTGGGACTTCGGAGACGGTGACACCGCAACGGGCGCAACGGCCACCCACACCTTCCTCCAGAGCGGCAGCTACCCCGTGAAGCTGACCGTGACGGACAACCAGGGTGGGACGGGCACCGTGACGCAGGTCGTGGCCGTCCAGGCCGCACCGCCGAACCAGCCGCCGGTGGCAGCGTTCACCTCCTCGGCGACGTTCCTCGACGCGAGCTTCGACGCATCCGGTTCGTCAGACCCGGACGGCACCATCGCCTCGTACGCCTGGGACTTCGGTGACGGAGCGACGGCGACCGGAGCGACGGCGACGCACACCTTCTCCGACACGGGCACATACCCCGTGAAGCTGACGGTGACCGACGACAAGGGCGCGACCGCGAGCATCACCAAGGGTGTCGCCGTTCAGGCCGCACCGCCGAACCAGCCGCCCGTGGCAGCGTTCACCTCCTCGGTGACGAACCTCGGCGCATCGTTCGACGGCTCGACCTCGAACGACCCGGACGGCACCATCGCCTCGTACGCCTGGGACTTCGGAGACGGAGCGACGGGAACCGGAGCGACGGCCACCCACACGTACGCCACCGGCGACACGTTCACGGTGACGCTCACGGTGACGGACAACCAGGGTCTGTCGACCTCGGTCTCGCACCAGGTCACCACGACCGTCCCGCCGAACCAGCTCCCGACCGCGTCGTTCACCGCAACGGTGACGAACCTCGGGGTCTCGGTCAACGGTTCGGCCTCGGCTGACCCGGACGGCACGATCGCCTCGTACGCCTGGAACTTCGGAGACGGAGCCACGGGTACCGGAGCGACCGCGACGCACACCTACGCTGCAGCCGGCCCGTACACGATCACCCTGACCGTGACGGACAACCGGGGAGGCACGGCCACCACCACCCGCGCGGTGACCGCGACCAACCCGGCCCCCAACGCCCTCGCCCAGGATGCGTTCGAACGCTCCGTGACGAACGGCTGGGGAACGGCGGACAAGGGTGGGGCGTGGACGCTCTCCGGCGGCGCGACCAGCTTCAACGTCACGAACGGCGTCGGCCAGCAGGTGACGCCTGCCGGTATGACGAAGACGGCGACGCTGACGACGGTCACCCAGACGAGTGCCGATGTGACGGTCACGGTCTCCGCCGACAAGGCGGCGACCGGTGGCGGCATCTACTACTCGGCGATCGGCCGGATGATCGGCACGAACGACTACGAGGCCAGGGCATGGGTCAAGTCGACCGGTGCCGTGCAGCTCCAGCTGATGCAGGGTTCGACGACCCTGTCCGCGCTCAACGTCCCCAACCTGACGGTTGCTGCCGGTGACAAGCTGAAGATCCACCTGCAGGTGTTCGGCACGTCGCCGACCACGATCAGGGCCAAGGTGTGGTCCGCATCCACCACGGAGCCCGCTGCCTGGCAGCTGACCTCCACGGATGCGACGGCAGCCCTCCAGGCCGCCGGGTTCACCGGACTCCGCACCTACGTCTCCGGAACGGCGACCGACATCCCGGTCACCACCCGTTTCGATGACTTCGTGGTGGTGCCCGCACAGTGAACGACCGGATGAACCGCACGCGGCGCACGGTTCTCGTGGCGCACCCGAGCTCGGAGCTGTACGGCTCCGACCGGGTGCTCCTCGAGAGCGTCACCGCCCTCGTCGACGATGGCTGGGATGTGGTGGTGACGGTGCCGGACGATGGCCCGCTGCTGCCCGAAGTCGTCGCCCGCGGGGCGAGGGTCAGGAGGTGCGCGGCACCCGTGGTGCGCAAGAGCGCCCTCCGCCCCCTCGGCTTCGTGCGGTTCGTCGGCACGGCCGTCCGCGGCCTCGTCGACGGGATGCGGATGCTCCGCCAGGAGCGTCCGGCCCTCGTCTACGTGAACACGGTCACCGTGCCCCTCTGGATCGGACTCGGACGCCTCGCCCGCGTGCCCGTGCTCTGTCACGTGCACGAGGGCGAGAGCTCCGCCTCCCCTCTGCTCCGGCGCATCCTGGCGCTGCCGCTGCTGCTCGCGAACACCATCGTGGCCAACAGCAGATTCAGCGTCGGCGTGCTCGGCGGGTCGTTCCCGTCGCTGGAGCGCCGCGCGGAGGTCGTGTACAACGCCGTCCCCGGCCCGCCGGAGCGCACGCCCGTGCGGGCGAGCATCGACGGCGACCTGCGGGTGACGTACATCGGCAGGCTCTCTCCCCGCAAGGGCGTCGACGTCGCCATCGACGCGATCGCCGAGCTCGACCGCCGCGGCGTGCCGGCGACGCTCGACCTCGTCGGAGCGGTGTTCCCCGGCTACGAATGGTACGAGACGGCACTGCGCGAGCAGGTCGAGAAGAAGAAGCTCGGCGACAGGGTCAGCTTCCGCGGGTTCCAGCCGTCGGTGTGGGAGTACGTGCACGGCGGCGACGTCGTCCTCGTGCCGTCGCGCGCCGACGAGCCGTTCGGCAACACCGCCGTCGAGGCCATCCTGAGCGGCCGTCCGGTCATCGCGAGCGCCACGAGCGGTCTTCTCGAGGCGACGGCGGGATACGCGACGGCCACCACGGTCGTCCCCGGCAGCTCCGACTCGCTGGCAGACGCCCTGGTCGGGACCATCGCGGACTGGGAAGACACCAGGGCGAACGTCGGTTCGGACGCCGAGGCGGCCGAACGCCGGCACAGCCCGGGCGCCTACCGCCGCAGGATCGCCGCGATCGTGCGCGGCAACGCTCGCACGCGCTGACGACCGGCGCTCGCGAACTCGAACGGGCGCTGCGGCGCCCGCTGGCTTAACATGGGCGGAAGGGGGTGATGAGGATGTTTCACATGGCGGCGCTGACCGGTCCGGTCGTGGACAGGTCGCTCCTGCTGGCGCTCGCGCTGGTGGTCGCCTTCGTCGGCTTCCTCGTGCTCCGCCGCTCGCCCAGGCTCGCCGTCTGCGTCTGGATCTGCGTGCTCGCCTTCGTGCCGATCTGGCTGGGCGTCAACGTCGGCTTCAACGGCAACTACTACCTCCCTCCCGCGACGGCTGCCGGGCTCCTCGTGCTCGCCGCTCTGCTGCCCATCCCGCGCCTGCGGCTCAGCTGGGTGGACGGGCTGGTGGTGCTGGTGGTGGTCGCCGCGGTGTGCTCGCTCTACACGGGCAGCGCATCCATCGCCGTCAGCGCGCTGTTCAGCATCGTCACCTACTACGTCATCGCCTATCTGGTCGGCCGGTTCGCTCCGCTGAAGGTGGATGCGCGCTGGCTGCACGCCGCCATCGCCATCGTCTTCACCGTCGTCGCCCTCCTCGCCGTCATCGAGGGACTGACGCACTGGAACCCGTTCGTGGAGATCCACGCCGGCAACTCGCTCTACACGATCTGGGGCAGCATCCAGGAGCGCGGCGGCGTC encodes the following:
- a CDS encoding PKD domain-containing protein, which translates into the protein MTTELRPRARSLGILTAIVTAVGLVFGGLAIASPASADSAPPDPTNPATPATVTDDVLPTPQINGVVWAQVVVGNTVYVAGKFTSARPYGSPAGTNETPRNNLLAYNITTGSLLPFAPNLNAQALGITASPDGSRIYVVGDFTSIDSKGYYRLAAFSTATNTIVTAFRPIMESQTRAVAASNTTVYTGGDASSINGVARAYVGAVSATDGSTLNWQANADAPVDALALTKDGSKLIVGGRFQNLGGVANYGLGAVDASTAAILPFAANQTVRNAGTQASITSLYTTADRVYGSGYVFGAGGNLEGSFSADPNTGAINWVEDCHGDTYSIFAQNDGPLYVAGHPHYCGNIGGFPQTSPTWTFYNSIAFSKAATGTITADPYGYFNWAGTPSPSLLDWFPKWSVGTFTGQSQATWSVAGNDKYVVYGGEFPTVNGIAQQGLTRFAVSSAAPNKVGPQGIPLTPTAASFNAGQVRVSFAATYDMDNGYLTYKVYRDAGTTPVYQTTVRSNFYTRPMIGFVDSGLTPGSHPIYHVKVFDPFGNTTSRDTNAITVAATNSGGAYSDSVTQAGASSYWPLDESSGTTGFDHIGFNDVQETAVTQGAAGPITGTTASTFNGSTSLAVTQTAIQAPDTYTASAWFRTTSTSGGKILGFGNVNTGQSGSYDRHVYMDNSGKIWFGVYPGGVATLNSSGSYNDGQWHQVVASLGANGMRLYLDGKQVGSRTDVTSGQNYQGYWRIGGDNIGGWPNQPASSYFAGDIGQVSIYPTVLDRSTVVNQFVASGRPSPLAPAPADAYGAAVYNGNPDIFWRLDETSGSVANSADAYTNNGTYSGTATTKNQSGVLPGTADKAVRFNTNNSGSSGGIVTSNQQFANPSVYTEEIWFKTTTTKGGKLIGFGDRQTGLSSNYDRHVYMQDDGRIVFGVWTGQANTITSPNPLNNNQWHQAVASQGPNGMALYVDGQLVGTNPQTQAQAYSGYWRIGGDNTWGSTGPYFSGTLDEAAVYPSVLSAQDVANHYSLGTSGTLPNQLPTASFTSSASFLDASFDGTASTDPDGTIASYAWDFGDGDTATGATATHTFLQSGSYPVKLTVTDNQGGTGTVTQVVAVQAAPPNQPPVAAFTSSATFLDASFDASGSSDPDGTIASYAWDFGDGATATGATATHTFSDTGTYPVKLTVTDDKGATASITKGVAVQAAPPNQPPVAAFTSSVTNLGASFDGSTSNDPDGTIASYAWDFGDGATGTGATATHTYATGDTFTVTLTVTDNQGLSTSVSHQVTTTVPPNQLPTASFTATVTNLGVSVNGSASADPDGTIASYAWNFGDGATGTGATATHTYAAAGPYTITLTVTDNRGGTATTTRAVTATNPAPNALAQDAFERSVTNGWGTADKGGAWTLSGGATSFNVTNGVGQQVTPAGMTKTATLTTVTQTSADVTVTVSADKAATGGGIYYSAIGRMIGTNDYEARAWVKSTGAVQLQLMQGSTTLSALNVPNLTVAAGDKLKIHLQVFGTSPTTIRAKVWSASTTEPAAWQLTSTDATAALQAAGFTGLRTYVSGTATDIPVTTRFDDFVVVPAQ
- a CDS encoding glycosyltransferase family 4 protein; its protein translation is MNRTRRTVLVAHPSSELYGSDRVLLESVTALVDDGWDVVVTVPDDGPLLPEVVARGARVRRCAAPVVRKSALRPLGFVRFVGTAVRGLVDGMRMLRQERPALVYVNTVTVPLWIGLGRLARVPVLCHVHEGESSASPLLRRILALPLLLANTIVANSRFSVGVLGGSFPSLERRAEVVYNAVPGPPERTPVRASIDGDLRVTYIGRLSPRKGVDVAIDAIAELDRRGVPATLDLVGAVFPGYEWYETALREQVEKKKLGDRVSFRGFQPSVWEYVHGGDVVLVPSRADEPFGNTAVEAILSGRPVIASATSGLLEATAGYATATTVVPGSSDSLADALVGTIADWEDTRANVGSDAEAAERRHSPGAYRRRIAAIVRGNARTR